A single genomic interval of Streptomyces sp. BA2 harbors:
- a CDS encoding ATP-binding protein: MTKPQDKLRGWAAARKAILAGLRFTSLRLRLVVVFGLVALTAAVTASGIAYWLNREAVLTRAQDAALKDFQQEMQTRAGALPPNPTQDELQQAAGTMANSSQRYSVLLIGKDADGDTIVGYSDLDAFTLADVPKSLRKTVNKEQPLTSSNKSPYHLYWQRTVDGGTPYLVGGAKVIGGGPTGYMLKSLEPEAKDLSSLGWSLAIATGLALIGSALLAQAAATTVLKPVHRLGVAARRLGEGKLDTRLRVSGTDELADLSRTFNRTAESLEKKVDDMSARDEASRRFVADMSHELRTPLTAITAVTEVLEEELDAETGSVDPMIEPAVRLVVSETRRLNDLVENLMEVTRFDAGTARLVLDHVDIADQITSCIDARAWLDAVELDAERGIMVRLDPRRLDVILANLIGNALKHGGSPVEVSVRLAGEKLVIAVRDGGPGIPEDVLPHVFDRFYKASASRPRSEGSGLGLSIALENAHIHGGEITAANSPKGGAVFTLWLPRDPSALLPADESEQDTDGDTAVEGEKR, from the coding sequence GTGACCAAACCGCAGGACAAGCTCCGCGGTTGGGCCGCGGCGCGCAAGGCGATACTGGCGGGGCTTCGCTTCACGAGCCTCAGGCTCCGGCTTGTCGTGGTGTTCGGTCTGGTGGCGCTCACCGCCGCCGTGACGGCTTCCGGAATCGCGTACTGGCTGAACCGTGAGGCGGTCCTGACGCGCGCGCAGGACGCGGCCCTGAAGGACTTCCAGCAGGAGATGCAGACCCGCGCCGGGGCGCTGCCGCCCAATCCGACCCAGGACGAACTGCAGCAGGCCGCCGGGACGATGGCCAACAGCAGCCAGCGCTACAGCGTGCTCCTGATCGGGAAGGACGCCGACGGTGACACGATCGTCGGCTACTCCGACCTGGACGCCTTCACGCTCGCCGACGTGCCCAAGTCGCTGCGCAAGACGGTGAACAAGGAGCAGCCGCTCACCTCCAGCAACAAGAGCCCGTATCACCTGTACTGGCAGCGGACCGTCGACGGCGGCACCCCGTATCTCGTGGGCGGTGCCAAGGTCATCGGCGGCGGGCCGACCGGTTACATGCTCAAGTCCCTTGAGCCGGAGGCGAAGGACCTGAGTTCCCTCGGCTGGTCGCTCGCGATCGCCACGGGGCTCGCACTCATCGGTTCCGCGTTGCTCGCGCAGGCCGCGGCGACGACCGTGCTCAAACCGGTCCACCGGCTCGGCGTTGCCGCGCGGCGGCTCGGCGAGGGCAAGCTGGATACGCGCCTTCGCGTGTCGGGTACGGACGAACTGGCCGATCTGTCACGGACGTTCAACCGGACCGCGGAGAGCCTGGAGAAGAAGGTCGACGACATGAGCGCCCGTGACGAGGCGTCGCGGCGCTTCGTCGCCGACATGTCGCACGAGCTGCGTACGCCGCTGACCGCGATCACCGCGGTGACGGAGGTCCTGGAGGAGGAGCTCGACGCGGAGACCGGCAGCGTCGATCCGATGATCGAGCCCGCCGTACGTCTGGTGGTCAGCGAGACCCGCCGGCTCAACGACCTGGTGGAGAACCTGATGGAGGTCACCCGCTTCGACGCGGGTACGGCGAGGCTCGTCCTGGACCACGTGGACATCGCCGACCAGATCACGTCCTGCATCGACGCCCGTGCCTGGCTCGACGCGGTCGAGCTGGACGCGGAGCGCGGCATCATGGTGCGGCTCGACCCGCGCCGCCTCGACGTCATCCTGGCGAACCTGATCGGCAACGCGCTCAAGCACGGCGGCTCCCCGGTGGAGGTCTCGGTGCGGCTCGCGGGCGAGAAGCTCGTCATCGCGGTGCGTGACGGAGGCCCCGGCATCCCCGAGGACGTACTGCCGCACGTCTTCGACCGGTTCTACAAGGCGAGCGCGTCCCGGCCGCGTTCGGAGGGCAGCGGGCTCGGGCTCTCCATCGCCCTGGAGAACGCCCACATCCACG
- the afsQ1 gene encoding two-component system response regulator AfsQ1: MPSLLLIEDDDAIRTALELSLTRQGHRVATAATGEDGLKLLSEQRPDLIVLDVMLPGIDGFEVCRRIRRTDQLPIILLTARSDDIDVVVGLESGADDYVVKPVQGRVLDARIRAVLRRGEREANDAATFGSLVIDRAAMTVTKNGEDLQLTPTELRLLLELSRRPGQALSRQQLLRLVWEHDYLGDSRLVDACVQRLRAKVEDVPSSPTLIRTVRGVGYRLDTPQ, from the coding sequence GTGCCTTCCCTGTTGCTGATCGAGGACGACGACGCCATCCGTACGGCCCTTGAGCTTTCGCTCACCCGCCAAGGGCATCGGGTGGCTACTGCTGCCACCGGCGAGGACGGCCTGAAGCTGCTCAGTGAGCAGCGGCCGGACCTGATCGTGCTGGATGTGATGCTGCCGGGCATCGACGGATTCGAGGTGTGCCGTCGCATCCGGCGCACCGACCAGTTGCCGATCATCCTGCTGACCGCGCGCAGCGATGACATCGACGTGGTCGTCGGGCTCGAGTCCGGTGCCGACGACTATGTCGTGAAACCCGTGCAGGGACGGGTGCTCGACGCCCGTATCCGTGCGGTCCTCCGCCGCGGTGAGAGGGAGGCCAATGACGCGGCGACGTTCGGTTCGCTCGTCATCGACCGCGCCGCGATGACCGTCACGAAGAACGGCGAGGACCTGCAGCTCACGCCGACCGAGCTGCGGCTGCTCCTCGAACTGAGCCGCAGGCCCGGACAGGCGCTGTCGCGGCAGCAGTTGCTGCGTCTGGTGTGGGAGCACGACTACCTCGGTGACTCCCGGCTCGTCGACGCGTGTGTGCAGCGCCTGCGCGCGAAGGTGGAGGACGTCCCGTCCTCGCCGACACTGATCCGTACGGTGCGTGGGGTCGGCTACCGGCTGGACACTCCTCAGTGA
- a CDS encoding SigE family RNA polymerase sigma factor, producing MNTLHSTSSSAVITRLHDVIRPAERHEKSGAVSGRGCARGTGRQHTAYMTVVDAFRGETRGDDGGAHGGAAYREDTGERTTASEAEFTAYVQERRASLYATAYHLTGDRFEAEDLLQSALFSTYRAWDRISDKAAVGGYLRRTMTNLHISAWRRRKLNEYPTEELPETAGDTDAMRGTELRAVLWQALARLPELQRTMLVLRYYEGRTDPEIADILDISVGTVKSSIWRSLRRLREDEVLSFGRDQEESFGELVA from the coding sequence ATGAACACACTGCACAGCACCAGCTCAAGCGCAGTAATCACGCGTCTCCACGACGTGATCCGGCCTGCCGAGAGGCACGAGAAGTCCGGTGCCGTGAGCGGGCGGGGGTGCGCTCGCGGCACCGGGCGTCAGCACACCGCGTACATGACGGTGGTTGACGCGTTCCGGGGGGAAACCCGCGGAGACGATGGGGGGGCTCACGGGGGAGCCGCGTACAGGGAGGACACGGGGGAGCGCACCACAGCGTCGGAGGCGGAGTTCACCGCCTACGTCCAGGAGCGTCGTGCCTCCCTGTACGCAACCGCCTACCACCTGACCGGTGACCGTTTCGAGGCGGAGGACCTGCTCCAGAGCGCCCTCTTCTCGACGTACCGGGCCTGGGACAGGATCAGCGACAAGGCCGCGGTCGGCGGATACCTCCGCCGCACCATGACCAACCTGCACATCAGCGCCTGGCGGCGCCGCAAGCTCAACGAATACCCGACCGAGGAGCTGCCGGAGACGGCGGGCGACACGGACGCGATGCGTGGCACCGAACTCCGCGCGGTTCTCTGGCAGGCCCTGGCCCGCCTCCCCGAACTGCAGCGGACGATGCTGGTCCTGCGTTACTACGAGGGCCGCACGGACCCCGAGATCGCGGACATCCTCGACATCAGCGTGGGCACGGTGAAGTCCAGCATCTGGCGCTCCCTGCGCCGGCTGCGCGAGGACGAGGTCCTCAGCTTCGGCCGTGACCAGGAGGAGTCCTTCGGCGAGTTGGTCGCCTAG
- a CDS encoding uridine kinase family protein, with product MSSHPPIPTRVVLLAGPSGSGKSSFAARSGLPVLCLDDFYKEGHDPTLPQVPGSTDIDWDSPASWDADVAVAAIEQLCRTGRTRVPVYDIATSSRTGESAMDIERTPLFIAEGIFAADIVERCREIGVLADALCLRGRPSTTFRRRLLRDLREGRKSVAFLLRRGWRLMRAERAIVARQTALGAHPCGKDEALGRLAAAAAGRCAKARAEAA from the coding sequence GTGAGTTCCCATCCCCCGATACCCACCCGAGTCGTGCTGCTCGCCGGTCCCTCGGGCTCAGGCAAGTCGTCGTTCGCCGCCCGCTCCGGGCTGCCCGTCCTGTGCCTCGACGACTTCTACAAGGAGGGTCACGACCCGACACTGCCGCAGGTCCCCGGCAGCACGGACATCGACTGGGACTCTCCCGCATCCTGGGACGCGGATGTCGCCGTCGCCGCCATCGAGCAGCTGTGCCGCACGGGACGTACGCGCGTCCCCGTCTACGACATCGCCACCAGCTCGCGTACGGGCGAGTCCGCGATGGACATCGAGCGCACGCCCCTCTTCATCGCGGAGGGGATCTTCGCGGCGGACATCGTGGAGCGGTGCCGGGAGATCGGCGTGCTCGCCGACGCGCTCTGTCTCCGGGGGCGGCCGTCCACCACTTTCCGGCGGCGGCTCCTGCGGGATCTGCGCGAGGGGCGCAAGTCCGTGGCGTTCCTGCTGCGGCGCGGGTGGCGGCTGATGCGGGCCGAGCGCGCGATCGTCGCCCGGCAGACCGCGCTCGGCGCTCACCCCTGCGGGAAGGACGAGGCCCTGGGGCGGCTCGCGGCCGCTGCCGCGGGCCGGTGCGCCAAGGCTCGCGCCGAGGCCGCGTAA
- a CDS encoding MDR family MFS transporter encodes MSQRTEETSTPLPPEAAQAPPEGGPSKLVLFGLLLGLMLGLLDGTIVGTALPTIVGDLGGLDHLSWVVTAYLLTASVSTPIWGKLGDLYGRKGSFIWSIVVFLAGSVLSGLAQDMGQLIAFRAVQGLGAGGLMVGAISIIGVMLPPSQAGRSQSMVGAMMPVALVGGPLLGGFLTDQLDWRWVFYVNVPIGGLALLIIGLRLRLRTERVRARIDFAGAALLSTGILALTLLGSWGGTTYGWSSPQILGLGVIGAGSLVWFARVERRAAEPVIPPRLFADRNFTLAQVLTFLVGAAMLAASSYLPQYMQFVRGASSTASGMLLLPLMAGMFGAQLLLGRITSKGGGYRAYTIIGGALTAVGGLALLAVGADTPTAVTSALTFALGTGMGFLIQSTLLITINSAEPRDMGAATGTTTLLRTIGGSLGVSVMGAVYANRLTAGGMPEGGTAWTPEAVGKMPAGVRETVRTAVTGGMHGVALGAAILGAAAFAVAWLVREVPLRQG; translated from the coding sequence ATGAGTCAACGTACGGAAGAGACGAGCACCCCGCTGCCTCCGGAGGCCGCGCAGGCGCCCCCCGAGGGCGGCCCGTCCAAGCTCGTCCTCTTCGGGCTGCTGCTCGGCCTGATGCTCGGACTGCTCGACGGCACGATCGTGGGCACCGCCCTGCCCACCATCGTCGGCGACCTCGGCGGCCTCGACCACCTCTCCTGGGTGGTGACCGCCTATCTGCTCACCGCGTCCGTCTCCACTCCCATCTGGGGCAAGCTCGGCGACCTGTACGGGCGCAAGGGCAGCTTCATCTGGTCGATCGTGGTGTTCCTCGCGGGCTCCGTGCTCTCCGGGCTCGCCCAGGACATGGGGCAGCTCATCGCCTTCCGCGCCGTGCAGGGCCTCGGCGCGGGCGGCCTGATGGTCGGCGCCATCTCGATCATCGGCGTCATGCTGCCGCCGTCACAGGCGGGCCGCTCGCAGTCGATGGTCGGCGCGATGATGCCCGTGGCGCTGGTCGGCGGACCGCTGCTCGGCGGCTTCCTCACCGACCAACTGGACTGGCGCTGGGTCTTCTACGTCAACGTCCCCATCGGCGGACTCGCCCTGCTCATCATCGGCCTGCGGCTGCGCCTGCGCACCGAGCGGGTCAGGGCCCGCATCGACTTCGCCGGCGCCGCCCTCCTCTCCACGGGCATCCTCGCCCTGACGCTCCTCGGCAGTTGGGGCGGGACGACGTACGGCTGGTCGTCGCCGCAGATCCTCGGACTCGGCGTGATCGGCGCCGGATCCCTGGTCTGGTTCGCGCGGGTCGAGCGGCGCGCGGCCGAACCGGTCATCCCGCCCCGGCTCTTCGCCGACCGCAACTTCACCCTCGCCCAGGTCCTCACCTTCCTGGTGGGCGCTGCCATGCTCGCGGCGTCCTCGTATCTGCCGCAGTACATGCAGTTCGTACGCGGAGCCTCGTCCACGGCCAGCGGCATGCTGCTGCTCCCGCTGATGGCAGGCATGTTCGGGGCGCAACTCCTGCTCGGCCGGATCACGTCCAAGGGCGGCGGCTACCGCGCCTACACCATCATCGGCGGCGCCTTGACGGCCGTCGGCGGCCTCGCGCTCCTCGCGGTCGGCGCGGACACCCCCACCGCCGTGACCTCCGCGCTGACGTTCGCGCTCGGCACGGGCATGGGCTTCCTGATCCAGAGCACCCTGCTCATCACCATCAACAGCGCGGAGCCGCGCGACATGGGCGCCGCCACCGGCACCACCACGCTCCTGCGCACGATCGGCGGCTCACTGGGCGTCTCCGTCATGGGCGCCGTCTATGCGAACCGCCTGACAGCGGGCGGTATGCCGGAGGGCGGCACCGCATGGACCCCCGAGGCGGTCGGGAAGATGCCGGCGGGAGTGCGGGAAACGGTGCGCACAGCTGTCACCGGCGGCATGCACGGCGTGGCCCTCGGCGCCGCGATTCTTGGCGCGGCGGCCTTCGCGGTGGCATGGCTGGTGCGGGAAGTCCCCCTGCGGCAGGGGTGA
- a CDS encoding NADPH-dependent FMN reductase — translation MPSSTDRPLQIAVVIGSTREGRFAPVVTQWLTGHLDRRDDMKADVVDLAETPLPTVLPAFGEPPAPGVEEALAQVSPRLEAADAFVFVTPEYNHSFPASLKNAIDWHNTQWHGKPIAFVSYGGLSGGLRAVEQLRVVMAELNATTIRNTVSFHNAWGRFGADGTVDDPAVNKAADALLDQLAWWAHALRDAKSVRPYAA, via the coding sequence ATGCCCAGCAGCACCGACCGGCCGCTACAGATCGCCGTGGTCATCGGCAGCACCCGCGAGGGCCGCTTCGCGCCCGTCGTCACGCAGTGGCTGACGGGACACCTCGACCGGCGCGACGACATGAAGGCCGATGTGGTCGACCTCGCCGAGACCCCGCTGCCCACAGTCCTGCCCGCCTTCGGGGAGCCGCCCGCACCCGGCGTCGAGGAGGCGCTCGCCCAGGTGTCACCGCGCCTGGAGGCCGCCGACGCGTTCGTCTTCGTCACGCCGGAGTACAACCACAGCTTCCCGGCCTCCCTGAAGAACGCCATCGACTGGCACAACACGCAGTGGCACGGCAAGCCGATCGCCTTCGTCTCCTACGGCGGCCTCTCCGGCGGCCTGCGCGCGGTCGAGCAACTCCGCGTGGTCATGGCCGAGTTGAACGCGACGACCATCCGCAACACGGTCAGCTTCCACAACGCCTGGGGCCGGTTCGGCGCGGACGGGACCGTCGACGACCCGGCCGTGAACAAGGCGGCCGACGCCCTGCTCGACCAGCTGGCCTGGTGGGCTCACGCGCTGCGGGACGCCAAGTCCGTTCGTCCGTACGCCGCCTGA
- a CDS encoding TetR/AcrR family transcriptional regulator — protein MAGQKRDGKAAPDKSLWERLEQPAAPRASLTLERIGAVAVEIADAEGLAAVTMRRLATELGVAPMAAYRHVSGKDELRALMAERLAAEIAIPEELTGWREVLRAFALLTRETMRRHPWMGQLPTATFVLTPGRLAIAERQLAALDGLGLDEDTMMVAFRTVSAYAHGAASSEVALQEWTQAEGWSSGAEIRKGLAPQMTYLMETGRYPTYRRHGLRARRKDDPTWAFETGLECVLDGIAARFGI, from the coding sequence GTGGCTGGTCAGAAGAGGGACGGCAAGGCGGCGCCGGACAAGTCGCTCTGGGAGCGCCTGGAACAGCCGGCCGCGCCCCGCGCCTCACTGACCCTGGAGCGGATCGGGGCCGTCGCGGTCGAGATCGCCGACGCGGAGGGCCTCGCCGCCGTCACCATGCGCCGGCTCGCCACGGAGCTGGGGGTCGCGCCGATGGCCGCGTACCGTCACGTCTCCGGCAAGGACGAACTGCGGGCACTGATGGCCGAGCGGCTCGCGGCCGAGATCGCGATCCCCGAGGAGCTGACCGGCTGGCGCGAGGTGCTGCGGGCCTTCGCCCTGCTGACCCGGGAGACGATGCGGCGGCACCCGTGGATGGGCCAGCTGCCCACGGCGACCTTCGTCCTCACCCCGGGCCGGCTGGCCATCGCCGAGCGGCAGTTGGCCGCGCTCGACGGCCTCGGCCTCGACGAGGACACGATGATGGTGGCGTTCCGCACCGTCAGCGCCTACGCCCACGGCGCTGCCTCGTCCGAAGTGGCCCTGCAGGAGTGGACCCAGGCCGAGGGCTGGTCGTCCGGCGCCGAGATCCGCAAGGGCCTCGCACCGCAGATGACGTACCTCATGGAGACAGGCCGCTACCCCACGTACCGGCGCCACGGTCTGCGGGCGAGGCGCAAGGACGATCCGACCTGGGCGTTCGAGACGGGCCTGGAGTGCGTCCTCGACGGGATCGCGGCGCGGTTCGGCATCTGA
- a CDS encoding aldehyde dehydrogenase family protein, whose product MSEQRLSVFKTYKLYVGGKFPRSESGRVYEVSDSKNKWLANAPLSSRKDARDAVVAARKAQGGWAGKTAYLRGQILYRVAEMLEGRKDQFVREVAEAEGLSKSKAAAVVDAAIDRWVWYAGWTDKIAQIVGGGNPVAGPFFNLSSPEPTGVVTVVAPQKSSFLGLVSVIAPVIATGNTAVVIASEDSPLPALSLGEVLATSDLPGGVVNILSGRTAEITPSLAAHQDVNAIDLAGVEDDVLAKELEVAAADNLKRVVRPQAVDWSADPGTHRLTAFLETKTVWHPTGSLGASGSSY is encoded by the coding sequence ATGTCTGAGCAGCGTTTGAGCGTCTTCAAGACCTACAAGCTGTACGTAGGGGGCAAGTTCCCCCGCAGCGAGAGCGGCCGGGTGTACGAGGTGTCCGACTCGAAGAACAAGTGGCTGGCCAACGCCCCGCTGTCGTCCCGCAAGGACGCGCGTGACGCGGTCGTGGCCGCGCGCAAGGCGCAGGGCGGCTGGGCGGGCAAGACGGCCTACCTGCGCGGCCAGATCCTCTACCGCGTCGCGGAGATGCTGGAGGGCCGCAAGGACCAGTTCGTCCGCGAGGTCGCCGAGGCCGAGGGCCTGTCCAAGTCGAAGGCCGCCGCCGTCGTGGACGCCGCGATCGACCGCTGGGTCTGGTACGCGGGCTGGACCGACAAGATCGCCCAGATCGTGGGCGGCGGCAACCCTGTCGCGGGCCCCTTCTTCAACCTCTCCTCGCCCGAGCCGACGGGCGTGGTGACGGTCGTCGCCCCGCAGAAGTCGTCGTTCCTCGGCCTGGTTTCCGTCATCGCTCCGGTGATCGCGACGGGCAACACAGCTGTGGTGATCGCGAGCGAGGACTCCCCGCTCCCGGCGCTCTCGCTGGGCGAGGTGCTCGCCACCTCCGACCTGCCGGGCGGCGTCGTGAACATCCTGTCCGGCCGTACGGCGGAGATCACCCCGTCGCTCGCCGCGCACCAGGACGTGAACGCGATCGACCTCGCGGGCGTCGAGGACGACGTACTGGCGAAGGAGCTCGAGGTCGCGGCGGCGGACAACCTCAAGCGCGTCGTCCGTCCACAGGCTGTGGACTGGTCGGCGGATCCGGGCACGCACCGCCTGACGGCCTTCCTGGAGACCAAGACGGTCTGGCACCCCACGGGTTCACTGGGCGCGTCCGGCTCCTCCTACTGA
- a CDS encoding aldehyde dehydrogenase family protein, with protein sequence MTSTPSASKAFEYAPAPESRSVVDIAPSYGLFIDGEFVEAADGKVFKTVSPSTEEVLSEVAQASSEDVDRAVKAARKAFEKWSALPGAERAKYLFRIARIIQERSRELAVLETLDNGKPIKETRDADLPLVAAHFFYYAGWADKLDHAGYGADPKPLGVAGQVIPWNFPLLMLAWKIAPALATGNTVVLKPAETTPLSALFFADICRQAGLPKGVVNILPGYGDAGAALTAHPDVNKVAFTGSTAVGKAIARQVAGTDKKVTLELGGKGANIVFDDAPIDQAVEGIVTGIFFNQGQVCCAGSRLLVQESVQDEVLDALKRRLTTLRLGDPLDKNTDIGAINSAEQLARIKALTETGEAEGAERWSAPCELPSAGYWFAPTLFTNVTQAHTVARDEIFGPVLSVLTFRTPEEAVAKANNTQYGLSAGIWTEKGSRILAVADRLRAGVIWANTFNKFDPTSPFGGYKESGYGREGGRHGLEAYLDV encoded by the coding sequence ATGACTTCCACACCTTCGGCCTCCAAGGCTTTCGAGTACGCCCCCGCGCCGGAGTCCCGCTCCGTCGTCGACATCGCGCCGTCGTACGGCCTTTTCATCGACGGCGAGTTCGTGGAGGCGGCGGACGGCAAGGTCTTCAAGACCGTCTCGCCCTCCACCGAAGAGGTCCTCTCCGAAGTCGCGCAGGCATCCTCCGAAGACGTCGACCGCGCGGTGAAGGCCGCCCGCAAGGCGTTCGAGAAGTGGTCGGCGCTGCCGGGCGCCGAGCGCGCCAAGTACCTCTTCCGTATCGCGCGGATCATCCAGGAGCGCAGCCGCGAACTGGCCGTCCTGGAGACCCTCGACAACGGAAAGCCCATCAAGGAGACGCGCGACGCCGACCTCCCCCTGGTCGCCGCGCACTTCTTCTACTACGCGGGCTGGGCCGACAAGCTCGACCACGCCGGGTACGGCGCGGACCCGAAGCCGCTCGGTGTCGCGGGCCAGGTCATCCCCTGGAACTTCCCGCTCCTGATGCTGGCGTGGAAGATCGCCCCGGCCCTCGCGACGGGCAACACGGTCGTCCTGAAGCCCGCCGAGACCACGCCCCTGAGCGCCCTGTTCTTCGCGGACATCTGCCGCCAGGCGGGCCTGCCCAAGGGCGTCGTCAACATCCTTCCCGGGTACGGCGACGCGGGCGCGGCCCTGACCGCACACCCGGACGTGAACAAGGTCGCCTTCACCGGCTCGACCGCCGTCGGCAAGGCCATCGCACGCCAGGTCGCGGGCACGGACAAGAAGGTCACGCTCGAACTGGGCGGCAAGGGCGCGAACATCGTCTTCGACGACGCCCCGATCGACCAGGCCGTCGAGGGCATCGTCACCGGCATCTTCTTCAACCAGGGCCAGGTCTGCTGCGCGGGCTCGCGCCTCCTCGTACAGGAGTCGGTCCAGGACGAGGTGCTCGACGCCCTCAAGCGGCGCCTGACCACCCTGCGCCTGGGCGACCCGCTGGACAAGAACACCGACATCGGCGCGATCAACTCCGCCGAGCAGCTCGCCCGGATCAAGGCCCTCACCGAGACGGGCGAGGCCGAGGGCGCCGAGCGCTGGTCCGCTCCGTGCGAACTCCCCTCCGCCGGCTACTGGTTCGCGCCGACGCTCTTCACGAACGTCACGCAGGCGCACACCGTCGCGCGCGACGAGATCTTCGGCCCGGTGCTCTCGGTGCTCACGTTCCGTACGCCGGAAGAGGCCGTCGCCAAGGCCAACAACACCCAGTACGGCCTCTCCGCCGGCATCTGGACGGAGAAGGGCTCCCGCATCCTCGCGGTCGCCGATCGCCTGCGCGCGGGCGTCATCTGGGCCAACACGTTCAACAAGTTCGACCCGACCTCGCCCTTCGGCGGCTACAAGGAATCGGGTTACGGCCGCGAGGGCGGCCGCCACGGCCTGGAGGCTTACCTCGATGTCTGA
- the deoC gene encoding deoxyribose-phosphate aldolase — translation MPTAPATASAHALADATASDRTLRRFLHGLPGVDTVGLEARASALGTRSIKSTAKAYAIDLAISMIDLTTLEGADTPGKVRALGAKAVHPDPTDRGTPKTAAVCVYPDMVATAKEAVGDSGVKVASVATAFPAGRAAIGVKLGDVREAVTAGADEIDMVIDRGAFLAGDYMTVFEQIRAVKEASGEARLKVIFETGELSTYDNIRRASWIGMLAGADFIKTSTGKVGVNATPANTLLMLEAVRDFREQTGVQVGVKPAGGIRTSKDAIKFLVLVNETAGEDWLDNHWFRFGASSLLNDLLMQRQKLATGRYSGPDYVTVD, via the coding sequence ATGCCCACTGCACCCGCAACTGCATCCGCACACGCGCTCGCGGACGCCACAGCGTCGGACCGCACGCTGCGCCGCTTCCTCCACGGGCTGCCCGGCGTCGACACGGTCGGCCTGGAGGCGCGCGCCTCAGCGCTCGGCACCCGTTCGATCAAGAGCACGGCGAAGGCGTACGCCATCGATCTCGCCATCTCGATGATCGACCTGACGACGCTGGAGGGCGCCGACACCCCGGGCAAGGTCCGGGCGCTCGGCGCGAAGGCCGTGCACCCCGATCCGACCGACCGCGGCACGCCGAAGACCGCCGCGGTCTGCGTCTATCCGGACATGGTGGCCACCGCCAAGGAGGCCGTCGGCGACAGCGGGGTCAAGGTCGCCTCCGTCGCGACCGCCTTCCCCGCGGGCCGCGCCGCCATCGGCGTGAAGCTCGGTGACGTCCGCGAGGCCGTCACCGCGGGTGCCGACGAGATCGACATGGTCATCGACCGCGGCGCCTTCCTCGCCGGTGACTACATGACGGTGTTCGAGCAGATCCGCGCCGTGAAGGAAGCCTCCGGCGAGGCCCGGCTCAAGGTCATCTTCGAGACCGGCGAGCTGTCCACGTACGACAACATCCGGCGTGCCTCCTGGATCGGCATGCTCGCGGGCGCGGACTTCATCAAGACCTCGACCGGCAAGGTCGGCGTCAACGCCACCCCCGCGAACACCCTCCTGATGCTGGAAGCCGTACGCGACTTCCGCGAGCAGACCGGGGTACAGGTCGGGGTGAAGCCCGCGGGCGGCATCCGCACCTCCAAGGACGCGATCAAGTTCCTCGTCCTGGTGAACGAGACCGCGGGCGAGGACTGGCTGGACAACCACTGGTTCCGCTTCGGCGCCTCATCGCTCCTCAACGACCTGCTGATGCAGCGCCAGAAGCTGGCCACGGGCCGCTACTCCGGCCCCGACTACGTGACGGTGGACTGA
- a CDS encoding PH domain-containing protein has translation MTDPQPPVAEPEYPEYKDRTFRSSGGIAGGVLLLALGGWLGIDAMIRGEGRTPWLALAGLLLAVPIVVAFTVRPAVYSNDDRLRIRNPFRTITLPWAAVATLRSGYSNEVLTQSGTKYQLWAIPVSLRGRKKAARRSSQGAAAGDPSVGGPGLRASLRPGQSSSPRAAGDQIMDDLRELSEQRAGAESAQGEPVVRWAYEILAPAVAGAVLLAVVLAVA, from the coding sequence ATGACCGACCCCCAGCCTCCCGTGGCGGAGCCCGAGTACCCCGAGTACAAGGACCGGACCTTCCGGTCGTCCGGCGGTATCGCCGGAGGCGTCCTGCTGCTCGCCCTCGGCGGCTGGCTCGGCATCGACGCGATGATCCGCGGGGAGGGCCGCACACCGTGGCTCGCGCTCGCCGGGCTGCTCCTGGCGGTGCCGATCGTCGTCGCCTTCACCGTGCGCCCCGCCGTGTACTCCAACGACGACCGGCTGCGCATCCGCAATCCCTTCCGGACGATCACCCTGCCGTGGGCCGCCGTCGCGACCCTGCGCTCCGGGTACTCGAACGAAGTCCTCACCCAGTCCGGCACCAAGTACCAGCTCTGGGCCATCCCGGTCTCCCTGCGCGGCCGCAAGAAGGCCGCGAGGAGGAGTTCGCAGGGGGCGGCCGCTGGTGACCCGAGCGTCGGCGGCCCGGGTCTCCGTGCTTCGCTGAGGCCCGGTCAGTCGTCGTCCCCACGCGCCGCCGGCGACCAGATCATGGACGACCTGCGCGAACTCTCCGAGCAGCGGGCCGGAGCGGAGTCCGCGCAGGGCGAGCCCGTGGTGCGCTGGGCTTACGAGATCCTCGCGCCCGCCGTCGCCGGTGCGGTGCTGCTCGCGGTGGTGCTGGCCGTCGCCTAG